The DNA sequence ACCGGATGTGATATTTTTCCCGATATTATTGAACCTGCCTTCAGAGTTAAAAAACACAACAGCCAATGCATCCTGTCCTACGGTAGCGGCTACGCCTGAGGTGGTAAAGGCAGCATTTACAAAGGAAGAAGACAGCTTCCTTAAAAACAACACAAGATTCCTGAATCCTCACTTTAACATGGCCGAACCAGCCCTGTTTGAGAGACAGATGTTCCTCTTTGGTTCTGAATTATTCGGTATCAGTAAAGAAGAAAATCAGGAGGCAATGGATGCCGGCTACCTTGCAATGGCGGCATACTCTAATGACTCACGGGAAAAAGCAAGTGAGATTCTTCAAAAGATAGAAAAGGAAAACAGGGTTGGTGTTGTTTTATTGGGCAGGCCGTACCACAATGACCCTGGCCTGAATCATGAGATATTAACAGAGATACAGAGATACGGTTATCCAATCCTTACAGTGGAGTCTTTACCTGTTAATAAAGACATCATTGAACGCTTATACGGGGAAGAATTAAGAAGGGGTGAAATATCTCATCCCATGGAAATCTCCGATGTATGGAAAAACTCATTCAGTGAAAACACAAACATAAAATTATGGGGTGCAAAGTACATTGCAAGACACCCCAATCTTGTTGCAGTAGACCTCTCTAATTTCAGATGCGGACATGATGCCCCGGTATATTCTGTTGTAGAAGAGATACTCTCTGCAACGAATACCCCCTACTTTACATTCCATGACATTGATGAAAATAAACCTACCGGCTCTATTAAGATAAGGGTTGAAACAATCCATTACTTCCTGCAGAAATATGAGGATGATTTGAAGATAAAAAATGAAATGGAGGAATTGGTATGGAACAGGTATTAGAAATCCCCAAACATTATAAAAAACCTATTGAACGGCCTTTCAAAAAAGCGGAAAGAGAAGGTACAACAATACTGTTTGGAGGGCTTACCTATACGCATGATTATCTTCTTGAAGGCGCGCTTAAAGGGATGGGTTACAATGCAAAATATCTCCCCATACCTGATAATAATTCACTCTCAGTAGGAAAAGAATACTGTAACCGCGGACAATGCAATCCTACATACTATACCGTCGGGAATCTCATAAAGTACCTGAAAGATATGCAGAATAATGGGATGGAAGACGTTGGAAATAAATTTGTGTTTCTTACAGCAGGGTCATGCGGACCGTGCAGATTCGGGATGTATGAATATGAATACAGGAAGGCATTGCAGGAGGCCGGTTTCCCTGACCTAAGGGTACTCTTGTTCCAACAAAAGAATGATTTTAATCAGGAGAAAGACACTGGAATAGAATTTACCCCGATGTTCTTTATTACCCTGCTGAAGACCATCATGATTGGAGACATGATAAATGAGTTAGGCTACAAGATACGGCCTTACGAGGTTAATCCGGGTGAAACTGATACATGTATTGCAGAATCAAGAAATGTACTCTATTCCACCCTGCAAAATAAGGGTTCAATTCCCAAGGCATTAAGGAAGATAAATAATCTCTTCTCTTCAATTCTGGTTGATTATTCAAGGGTAAAACCAAAGGTAAAGTTAACCGGTGAATTCTGGGCAATGACCACAGAGGGAGACGGTAACTATAAAATGCAGAGGTGGCTTGAATCCGAAGGCGCTGAGATTATTTCAGAGCCTGTGAGTAACTGGGTTGAATATATCTTCTGGGAACACACACAGCGGGCACAGGACAGGAAAGGGATACAAAAAGGGACTACCTCGTCTCTTATTCAGCTTGCAATTGCAAAATATGTGTTCAGGTATTTTTATAATAAATACAGGTCAATGCTGAGTTTGCGGCCTGAGGCCCTGCCGCAGCAACAAAAGATAGCCAATTACGCAGAAGCTTATTACAATACAAGGATATCCGGCGGAGAGGCATACATGGAAATCGGTAAACACATCATGTCATTCCGTGAGAAAAAGGCACATTTGGTTGTTTCAGTGAAGCCATTCGGATGTATGCCTAGCACCCAGAGTGACGGCGTTCAGGCAAAGGTAATTACAGACCTTAAGGACAGCCTGTTTGTCTCTGTTGAAACATCAGGAGACAGTGAGGTAAATGTTAAAAGCAGGATACAAATGAAACTTTACGAGGCAAAGGAGCGGGCAAGGAAGGAAGTCGGCGATATATTGAATAAGCACGGCGTCACATTGAAACAGGTTGAAGAATACTGCCGCAAAAAACCTATATCCGGCATAACCAGAATCCCTCATTCAACTGCAAGCACTACAAGTAATTTTATTGAGATGCGGGCCGGAGATATAAAAAATCTCGAGACATTTTCTTAGATTATTATTTTTTACCTATTCACTGCTTACTGCTTACTTTTATCTAAACCGACCTATCTTCAAATAGTGTCCCACATTCGCCTTTTTATCAATCATGGGAACTATAAGGCCACTGCTGCAAGTCATTATGGTCTGCACACCCGGACCATGCCCTGCGAGATGACTGTCTGTATGTATTACAATTCCCAGAGTTACTGCCCCCTCTTTGTAAGTCCATCCATAACTTGAGTCATGGTCTTGTATTAATACAAAGTCTCCGAGTCTAAGATCATCAAGACCTAATCTCCTGATTGCATCAAAATCTGAAGTCTGTATATCATAATCCCCCTTAAAAACGTCATTATGACCCAGACCTGAACCCATCAACATTCCGGGAACTACTGCAACAACCGGCACCTCTATTTTCCCATTATCTCCTCCAATTATCCCCATAACATTTAATATCTTTGGATCAAGGCTGAATATTTTAATATCAGGATATTCAGAAAAGGATAGCCCCTGTCCATAAGCATGAATGAGTATCTTGTCGTCCTGGGTGAGTTTATGTAGAATTGCATCATCAAAATCTACAATTACGTGCTCAACCCCGCCATGATGCCCTGTGACTATTCCCCTTGCCCCCTTTGCATCACCTGAAATAACATACGCATCATTGCCTATACATGAAAAGGTATTGAATGCACGGTTTGGATCCTTGTTGGGTTCCTTGGGGTCACTGCTGAAAGATACACAAGGCTCAATATGGTCACCAACAAGACCGAATACCGGGTCCCCAACCTTTACATTATATGTAATACCTCCAACGCTTGGTAATACAAGACTTTCACCTTTTCTTGTAAGCTCCCACCCAAAGCATCTTGGATACACAACACCCCCCTGCACAGCAAACTTAATCAACTGCCCTTCATTTGTCTTTAATTGCATACGATAGCTCCTTATCTATTTGTTCTATTATCTCTATCACATCATCAATAACCCATTGAGGGGTTGACGCACCGGCTGTTATTCCAACTTCCGTCACGCCAATGAACCAATCAGGTACAACCTCATCCGCTGTCTCTATATGTTTTGTCTTTGTATGCCTTTCACATATCTCCGCCAGCCTCTTAGTATTTCCACTATTCTTCCCTCCAACTACAATCATTAAATCCACCATGCGTGCAAGTTCATCAGCAGCATATTGATTACTCCTCGTTGCACCGCATATCGTATTTTTAATTTTCCATTTTAAACCGTTTGCCTTTATATATTGTTCAATCCTTTTGTACTTTGCA is a window from the Nitrospirota bacterium genome containing:
- a CDS encoding DUF4438 domain-containing protein, yielding MQLKTNEGQLIKFAVQGGVVYPRCFGWELTRKGESLVLPSVGGITYNVKVGDPVFGLVGDHIEPCVSFSSDPKEPNKDPNRAFNTFSCIGNDAYVISGDAKGARGIVTGHHGGVEHVIVDFDDAILHKLTQDDKILIHAYGQGLSFSEYPDIKIFSLDPKILNVMGIIGGDNGKIEVPVVAVVPGMLMGSGLGHNDVFKGDYDIQTSDFDAIRRLGLDDLRLGDFVLIQDHDSSYGWTYKEGAVTLGIVIHTDSHLAGHGPGVQTIMTCSSGLIVPMIDKKANVGHYLKIGRFR